ACGCGGGCTGTCGATCCATCATTTAAGCAGAAGACCGTAGATAATTATTCGGTGTGGTTGCCGGGCACGGGGTTTCGCCAGTTCACGCTTAGTCCGGGAACAACGTGTGACCGTACGTATTTTTATAAAGTGCAGTTTGTTAAGTCTGGGTGTGCTGAGATTTTGGGTGAATCCAATGCGGTGAAAGTAGATGCCCTTATAAAAAATGAGGATGAATAATCAATGAACAGGCATGCAGAATGGGATGAGCTTCCTTCCTCCCGCGCGGTAGGCGTGATGGGCGGGACGTTCAATCCTGTCCATAATGGTCATCTCATTATGGCGCAAGATGCTATGGAGCAGTTTGAGCTGGATCAGGTTTTATTTGTTCCTTGTGCCGAACCCTATCATAAACGCGCCTATGTTGCTGAATACCATCATCGCTTTATCATGACGGAATTGGCGACCGAACAGGATTACTCCTTCGACGTCAGTGATATTGAGCTGGAGCATTCGGGACCCAGTTATTCGCTGCATACCATGCAGGATTTGAAGAAAAAGATGCCTGGCGCTACCTTTTATTTTATCATTGGAGCCGATTCACTTTATGAATTGTATACGTGGTATCACATTGAAACCCTGATGACATTATGCCGGTTTATTGTGATCGGCCGCCCTGGATTTGATGTCGATCAGATAACTGCTGAAAACACCCATCTGCCTGAAGATGCAGTTGAACAATTGCGAAAAAGTGTTGCAAAAGGCCATGAAATCGGTATCTCCTCAACAGAAATTCGCGCACGAATCGCGGAGGGATTGCGCATTAGTTATCTGGTCCCTCCAGAAGTGGAAATGTATATTGCAGAGCACGGACTTTATACGGACTGAGTCGAAATGGCTCGAAAGGAGCATCCCATCGAAGCATTACAATTAGCACAGAGAATAAAAACTATTCTTTCTGATAGCAAAGCGGAAAATATTACTATTTTGAATATCGCGGAAGTGTCTGATATCACTGACTATATCGTGATTGCCGACGCCACCAACAGTACGCATCTTCGGGCTCTTGCTGATGAGGCCGAAGTGACTTTAAAAAAGGAAGGGATTTCCTGTGTAAGAAAATCAGGGACGTTTGACAGTCACTGGATGATTCTGGATTACAGCGATGTCGTTGTGCATGTCTTTATGCCGGAAATTCGGGAATTCTATAGTCTAGAACGCTTGTGGAGTGATGCTCCGGTTGTTGAATAGCCTCGATCGTATCAGATCACATTCTAACGAATTGCATAGATTATGCAGGCACTTAAGTTCGAAAAAGACGCATTTGCTACGTTTGATCAGGCCTGCGGTCTAGAGTGGATTGAAACCAACGGACTGGGCGGATGGTCTGGTTCCACTGTTTGTGGAGCCAATACGCGGCGATACCATGGCTTGCTTGTTGCGGCACTCCATCCGCCGGTAGGTCGCGATGTGCTTGTTGCGAAATGCGATGAAACCGTGATTGTTGGCGATAAAGGGTATTTTCTCGGCTGTTATGAAATGGATGACGGGACGGTCTGTGACGACGGGTTGAACTGGCTTCATTCGTTTCAGCGTGGGATGTTTCCCGTTTTTGAATATCGGCTGGACTGTGGTGTCTGTCTGCGCAAGACTGTCGTAGCCAAGCATGAAGAGAATACGGTGGCAATATTCTACGAAGTGGTCGAAGGGAACCAATCGGTTAAGATGGAGTTTGAACCGCTCTTTGCCGGGCGCAATTATCATTGGGAGCGCCGCCACGGAGAGAAGATGCCCTTTGAGTACAAGGATCACATGCTGCGCGTGGATTTGCAACATGAAGGAGCCTTTGCTTACGTAAAGTGCCACGGCGCGCATTTTGATAACGAGCATTATTGGAAGACAGGTTTTAAGCATCGTCTGGAGGCGTACCGCGGTCTCTGCGAGTGTGAAGACCTTTATACTTGCGGTTCTCTGGACGTGAATCTCCATCCCCATGAAGCGATTGCCGTTGTTTTTTCCGACCATGATATTAGCCATGTAAATGCCTATGAATTACGGGCACACGAGGAGCGGCGCCGCGCAAAAATTATTGCGGCGGCCCCTGAAAATAATCCGTTACTGCGAAAATTGTATTTGGCCGCCGACCAATTTATTGTGCGGAGAGGAAGTGGACTGAATACAGTGATTGCGGGTTATCCCTGGTTCACGGATTGGGGGCGTGATACCATGATTGCGCTGCCGGGGTTATGCCTTTCCACTGGAGCCTTCGATACGGCAAAAAAAATTATCCACGCCTTCGCTGAGTATATAAGCGAAGGAATGATCCCCAATCGTTTTCCCGACGCCGGCGATATACCTGAATACAACACTGCTGATGCGTCGTTGTGGTTTTTCGTAGCGGTGTATCGCTATTTCGAGGCCACTGGCGATGTCGCTCTGATTGGGGAGTTGTACCCCATGATGAAAGAGATGCTGGTCTGGCATCAGAGGGGGACGCGATATCATATTCATATGGAAGAAGACGGTCTGATTTCGGCAGGAGAGGCTGGTACTCAGTTAACTTGGATGGATGCCAAAGCCGGTGACTGGGTCGTGACGCCGCGTGAAGGCAAAGCTGTAGAAATCAACGCCCTTTGGTACAATGCCCTTCGCATTGCCGAACAGTTTGCCGATCGTTTCCATGATGAGGATGTTCTGCTATCTCTGGAAAAGTTATCACAAAAGGTTAAAAAACGCTTTGTTGAGATATTTTGGAATGAACAGCAGGGATGTTTGTACGATGTGATCCAGTCGGATCGAGTAGATGCATCCATTCGTCCAAACCAGTTGTTTGCGTTGAGTCTGCCTTTTCCTCTACTCAATATACCGGAAGGGCGCCGAGTACTACATGTGATCGAAGAAAAATTGGTGACCCCTGTCGGATTACGAAGTTTAGCACCTGACGACCCGCGATACCGCGGGCATTACGGAGGCGATCAATACACTCGCGACGGAGCCTATCATCAGGGCACAGTCTGGAGTTGGCTGGTCGGGCCCTATGTGGATGCGCTTCACTATTGTTATGGCGAAGAAATGGCGCGAATGAAATCGCAGATCGTTATCGACGGACTAACTGCTCATTTGCATGACGGTGGTGCCGTTGGATCCATCTCAGAAATATTCGACGGAGATTCCCCCTGGCAGCCAAGAGGATGTTTTGCCCAAGCTTGGAGTGTAGCTGAATTCCTGCGTATTATGCAGCGATACTATACATAGAGCTTGTCCCACAGATATATCATATTGCAAAACAGGAAG
The nucleotide sequence above comes from Spartobacteria bacterium. Encoded proteins:
- a CDS encoding glycogen debranching protein, with amino-acid sequence MQALKFEKDAFATFDQACGLEWIETNGLGGWSGSTVCGANTRRYHGLLVAALHPPVGRDVLVAKCDETVIVGDKGYFLGCYEMDDGTVCDDGLNWLHSFQRGMFPVFEYRLDCGVCLRKTVVAKHEENTVAIFYEVVEGNQSVKMEFEPLFAGRNYHWERRHGEKMPFEYKDHMLRVDLQHEGAFAYVKCHGAHFDNEHYWKTGFKHRLEAYRGLCECEDLYTCGSLDVNLHPHEAIAVVFSDHDISHVNAYELRAHEERRRAKIIAAAPENNPLLRKLYLAADQFIVRRGSGLNTVIAGYPWFTDWGRDTMIALPGLCLSTGAFDTAKKIIHAFAEYISEGMIPNRFPDAGDIPEYNTADASLWFFVAVYRYFEATGDVALIGELYPMMKEMLVWHQRGTRYHIHMEEDGLISAGEAGTQLTWMDAKAGDWVVTPREGKAVEINALWYNALRIAEQFADRFHDEDVLLSLEKLSQKVKKRFVEIFWNEQQGCLYDVIQSDRVDASIRPNQLFALSLPFPLLNIPEGRRVLHVIEEKLVTPVGLRSLAPDDPRYRGHYGGDQYTRDGAYHQGTVWSWLVGPYVDALHYCYGEEMARMKSQIVIDGLTAHLHDGGAVGSISEIFDGDSPWQPRGCFAQAWSVAEFLRIMQRYYT
- a CDS encoding nicotinate-nucleotide adenylyltransferase; the protein is MNRHAEWDELPSSRAVGVMGGTFNPVHNGHLIMAQDAMEQFELDQVLFVPCAEPYHKRAYVAEYHHRFIMTELATEQDYSFDVSDIELEHSGPSYSLHTMQDLKKKMPGATFYFIIGADSLYELYTWYHIETLMTLCRFIVIGRPGFDVDQITAENTHLPEDAVEQLRKSVAKGHEIGISSTEIRARIAEGLRISYLVPPEVEMYIAEHGLYTD
- the rsfS gene encoding ribosome silencing factor, which translates into the protein MARKEHPIEALQLAQRIKTILSDSKAENITILNIAEVSDITDYIVIADATNSTHLRALADEAEVTLKKEGISCVRKSGTFDSHWMILDYSDVVVHVFMPEIREFYSLERLWSDAPVVE